A segment of the Microbacterium luteolum genome:
CGCGAACTGGCAGCCGCCGGGGTCTGACCGTGGATCCCGTCGACGCGCTGCTCGAGATCGCTTCCCTGCTGGAGCGCGAGCGGGCGTCGCGGTACCGGGCGAAGGCGTTCCGGCAGGCGGCGCAGACTCTGCAGGATCTGCCGGACGACGTCCAGACGGATCCGACGCGGCTGCGTGCGGCCAAGGGCATCGGCGAATCGACCTTCGCGGTCATCCGCCAGGCGCAGTCCGGCCAGGTGCCGGACTACCTCGTCGAGTTGCGCGGCGATGTCGAGCCGGAGCGGAAGTCCGCGCTGCGGGCGAAGCTCCGGGGCGATCTGCATGCGCACACCGACTGGTCGGACGGAACGACGTCCATTCCGGTGATGGCGGTGGCGGCGCGGGCACAGGGCCACGAGTACCAGGCGATCACCGATCATTCCCCGCGTCTGCGCGTGGCGCGAGGTCTGTCGGCCGAGCGCTTGCGCGAGCAGATGCCGCTCGTTCGTGCCGAATCCGGTGAAGGGTTCACGCTGCTCGCCGGGATCGAGGTCGACATCCTCGAGGACGGTGCACTGGACCAGGAGGACGCGCTCCTCGCGGAGCTCGACATCGTGGTCGCCTCGGTGCATTCCAAACTGCGCATGGACCGGCGGCCGATGACGGCGCGGATGATCAAGGCCGTGTCGCACCCGAGGGTCAACGTGCTCGGGCATTGCACCGGCCGCCTCGTGCAAGGTGACCGGGGGACTCGCCCGCAGTCGGAGTTCGACGCGGCCGCGGTGTTCGCCGCCTGCGCGGAGAACGGCGTCGCGGTGGAGATCAACTCCCGGCCG
Coding sequences within it:
- a CDS encoding PHP domain-containing protein → MDPVDALLEIASLLERERASRYRAKAFRQAAQTLQDLPDDVQTDPTRLRAAKGIGESTFAVIRQAQSGQVPDYLVELRGDVEPERKSALRAKLRGDLHAHTDWSDGTTSIPVMAVAARAQGHEYQAITDHSPRLRVARGLSAERLREQMPLVRAESGEGFTLLAGIEVDILEDGALDQEDALLAELDIVVASVHSKLRMDRRPMTARMIKAVSHPRVNVLGHCTGRLVQGDRGTRPQSEFDAAAVFAACAENGVAVEINSRPERQDPPDELIAIALEAGCLFSIDSDAHAPGQLSLLDHGAERAERAGVPASRIVTTWGLERLLSWAE